The Streptomyces sp. NBC_01298 genome contains the following window.
TCCCGCGCGCACGGCGGAGCCCGCCGGTGAGCCACACCCCTCGCGTCACCGCCTCCCCCGGCCCCGACCAGTGACCGTCGCGACGCCTGACTGCACCCACAACCCCGGATGGAGCCAGAGGTGTTCGACCTCTACATGACCCGCACCGCCTTGATCACGACCGCCGCGCTCCTGCGCGTACCCGCCGAACGTCGTACGCCTCTTGAGCTCGCGAAGGACGGCGGGCTGCTGGAGCTGTGGCAGCACACCGGGCCGGAGACGCGCCGGACGCTGCTCCTCCAGGCAGCGTGGGAGGCCCGCGGTGCGTTCCTCGGTGAGGCCGAGGACGATGCCCTGCGCTACGCCTCATACCTGTCGGAGGCCGCGGACGCCGCAGCTCGGGCCGGCATGACCGAGCGGGCCGACTTCGCGCACCTCAACAGCCCGCACTTCCTGGTCGCCCAGTCACTCGCCTTCGACCGGGACGACTTGGAGATATCCCTCGTCGCGACGCTGACCCTCGCGGTCCACATGCCTTCCGGGTGGCCGGAGTGAACGCCGGAGCCCGCGTGTGGCTGCGCCAGGAGGACGGAGAGAACGTCCGCGACCAGGCCGGGGGCACCGTGGCCTTCTTCGTGACCGAGGTCCAGACCCACCACTGGGGAACGCTGTGCGAGCTCGCCACAGACGACCCCGTCATCCACATCCTCTACGCAGGCTGGCACCCCGTCGGCCGACTCACCCAGGTCTGACCGCAAGGGCCATCACTGTGACCATCACGATCATCCATACCCGCCTAAAAGCGCCCTGACCCGGGGCACGGTCTGCGTGGAGGCGGCCCACCGCAGCGGGTCCCTGGTCACTGCCCGGCGGGCCCAGGCGCTGGGGAGGATCACCATGGGCATCCCCGCACCCATTCCCTGTGGTGCCGCTCTGGCTCCCATCCGGTTCCGGCTGGATCATGTCGCCAGACGGCAGCACCGAGGCCACCCACCGGCGCTACCCTGATTGGTGCTCAGGTCAGTGCCTGTGCGGTCAGACGGGGGGCAGGGCAAGTGGAGCATTTAGATCTTGAAGGTGAGTCGTCCGAGGAGCAGGAACCCACGGATACTCCGCAGACGGTCAACGTCAGCATCAAGGGGCGTCTTCGCAATAGCACGGTCCACGTCCACTCTGGAGTATCAGTCGACTCTCCTATGGGGATTGGCTCGGCGGGGACTGGGGGAAGCCTCGCTGCGCAGCGGCAGAGGTTTCATTTCGATTTCCTGAACCACACGCTCAAGCAGGCCGAGTGGACGTTCCGCTTGAGCGTGTGGTTCATGACGGGCGGAGCGGTAGTAATCCTCGCCGGGGCTGTCTTGGCACTGGTGCACGCCGGGAACCCTGACCTTAGCTACCTTCCGCTCGTGACGAGCCTGACGGGTGCACTGATCACCGTCGGCGGGGGCGCGCTGGCGCTCCACTCGAAGCGGACCATGGCCACCCTCACCAAGGCCGCCGAGGATAACGAAAGCAAGATCGACGTTGATCACAAGCTGGAAGTGGCGACGACCTTCATCGACCGTGTCGGAGACTCCGAGACAAAGGATCGCCTGAACTCAGCAGCCGCCATGAAAGCTTTGGGTATGGAGGCGGCACCGGACGTGATGGTCAATCGGTTGCTTCCTGAGCAGGC
Protein-coding sequences here:
- a CDS encoding TRADD-N-associated membrane domain-containing protein encodes the protein MGIGSAGTGGSLAAQRQRFHFDFLNHTLKQAEWTFRLSVWFMTGGAVVILAGAVLALVHAGNPDLSYLPLVTSLTGALITVGGGALALHSKRTMATLTKAAEDNESKIDVDHKLEVATTFIDRVGDSETKDRLNSAAAMKALGMEAAPDVMVNRLLPEQAKEIEPPGSSR